CGCCGGTGCTCCGGCGGCGCGAGGACCGCAACTCGGCCATCCAGTTCTCGATGCTGGTCCGGTTGTCCTCCGGCGCCTCGCCGTGTTCGGCTACCGGATCGCCGGCCGGCGTCGCGGCGGCACCCTGCGGGTCCGGTCCGTTCGGAACATGGCGAGGTCCATTCGGCGCGGGCGACGGTCCGTTCGGTACCGGCGGTGGTGGCTCCGCCGCCGGTCTGTGCCCGTGCGCCGCCGGGAGCGTGCCCGGGGTACCCGGATCTGCCGGTCCTCCCGGCGCAACCGACGGCCCGCCCCGCATCCCGGGCTCGTCCGGAACCCGCGAAGGTCCGCCCGGCGCCCCGGCGGCCGGCCCGTTCGGTCTACCCGGCGTGCCGGCGAATCCACTCGGCCCGTCAGCGGGTCCGCTCGGCGCTCGATGCGGCCCGTGTCCGCCCTGGACCGGTCCGCTCGGAACAGCCGCACCACCCGCGCCGGGCGGACCGACCGGCCGTGCGGGTCGCGGCGGCGCCTGCGGACGGGTCGGCTCGCCCACGGAGGCACCCGGCGCACGCGGCGGCGCTGGCCGGGCACCGGGCAGCGGCGCGCCGCCCCCGGCCTGCGGCGATGCCGGTCCACCCGGGTGGGGCGGCTGCGCCGAAGGGCCGGGTTCCGGTTCCGGCGGTGCGGAGCGACCGGGCTGCGGTCGGCTCGGCAGCGGGCGTCCGAGCCCGGGCACCGACGACTGACCGCTCGGGCCCGCGGGCTTCCCCGGGTGACCGGGCTGCTTCGGCCCGGTCGCGGGCTGGTCCACCGAGGGCACCGCTTGGAACGCCGACCCGGCCTGGAACGGCGAGGCGGGACCGGGCCGACCCGGCCGCGCACCCTCCTGGCCGGGCTGCGGATGCGCCCGCGGCCGGGTCGGGTCGGGCGCGACCGGCATGGCGGTGCGGGGGCGCGGCGGCGTCTTGCCCGCCTTGGCCCGCGCCTCCGGCAGGTCCTCGATGCGCTGCGTCGGCGCCTCGGCCTCGATCTCCTCGATGGTGCGCACCCGCCGCGGCGACTTGCGCTGCTTCTCCTCCGGCATGGCAGGCATCTGCATGGTGACCGGGTCGGTGACCGGGGTGGTCTTCACCAGATCGACCACTTCGCCGCCGCCGGGGCGCTCGTCGTCGAGGATCGGCTCGCCGAGGCCGATCCTCTCCTGGATGCGCTTCATCCAGGCGGGCGCCCACCAGCAGTCGTCGCCGAGCAGTTTCATGGTCGCGGGGACCAGCAGCATGCGCAGGATCGTCGCGTCGATGAACAGCGCCGCGATCAGGCCGTACGCGATGTACTGCATCATCACCAGGTCGGAGAACGCGAACGCGCCGACGACCACGAGCAGGATGAGCGCCGCCGCGGTGATGATGCGGCCGGTGTGCGCGGTGCCCGCGCGCACCGCCTCCGTGGTCGAGGCGCCCATGCTGCGCGCCTCGACCATGCGAGACAGCAGGAACACCTCGTAGTCGGTGGACAGGCCGTAGATCACCGCGATGATCAGCACCAGCACCGGCGACATGATCGGTTGCGGCGTGAAGTTCAGCAGGCCCGACCCGTGCCCGTCGACGAAGATCCAGGTCAGGATGCCCAGCGTGGAGCCGAGGCCGAGCGCGCTCATCAAGGCGGCCTTGATCGGCAGCACCAGCGAGCCGAAGGTGAGGAACATCAGCAGCGTGGTGACGAACAGCACCAGCGCGATCATCAACGGCATGCGTTCGAGCAGGGCGTCGATGCTGTCCTTCTGGATCGTCGGCTGCCCGCCGACGTAGAGCTGTACCGAGTCGGGCACGTCCATCGACCGCAGATAGTCGATGGTCGGGTTGGCGTTCTCGGAGTCCTCGAGTGTCGCGCTGGTGCGGTAGACGTCGGGCTGGGTGGTGGAGCGGCTGGGCACCTCGAAACTGCCGACCAGGCCCGGCGCCTCGCTGGCCTGCTTCCACACCGCGCCGACGGCGGCGCTGTCCTCGGAGACCATCACCAGCTGCACCGGGTCGGTCTTCTTCAGCGGGAAGACCTCGTAGAAGTTCTCCAGCGCGACGCGGGTCTTGTTGTCCGGCGGCAGGTAGCGCTCGTTGATGCCGCCGAAGGCCAGGTTCTTCACCGGGATGATCAACAGCAGCAGCACGATGCAGATCGGCACCGCGATCTTGAGCGGATGCCGCATCACCCACTGGGTGGTCTTGCCCCAGAAACCGTTCTCCACCTCTTCGGCGGTCTTGGTCTTGCGGAAGCGCTTGAGGCCCAGCATGTCCACGCGCGGGCCGAGCACGCCGAGCATGGCGGGCAGGATGGTGATCGCGGTCAGCGCGGCCAGGGTGACCGTGGCGATGGTGCCGTAGGCGACCGATTTCAGGAAGCCCTGCGGGAACAGCAGCATGCCGCCGAGGCTGGCCACGATCATGGTGGCCGAGAACACGACGGTGCGCCCGGCCGTCATCACCGAGCGGCGCACGGCCGCGGGAGTGTCGTAGCCCTCGGCCAGTTCCTCGCGGAAGCGGCTGACGATGAACAGGCCGTAGTCGATCGCCAGGCCGAGGCCGATCATGGAGACGACGCCGCCGACGAAGGAGTTCACCTCGGTGAACTTCGTCAACGCCATGATGATGCCGTTGGCGCCGATGACGGTGAGGCCACCGACCACCAGTGGCAGGCCCGCCGCGACCAGGCCGCCGAAGATGAAGAACAGCAGCACCGCGACGGCGGGGATGGCCAGCAGCTCCATGCGCTTCTGGTCGCTGGCCATGGTGTCGTTGAGGGTGCCCGCCACCGCCTGCAGGCCGGTGACCTGCACGTCGACGCCCGGAATGTAGAAGACGTCCTTCACTTTCCGGTAGTTGCGCACCATGTCGGTGTCGTTGTCGCCGACGATGGCGATGGAGGCGAAGGTGTACTTCTTGTCCTTGGACCCGAAGGTCAGCGGCACGCCGGGACCGGTCTCGGTCTGCCAGTAGGCGCCGTTGACCTTGTCGATCTCGTCCGGGTGCTCCCGGGGCAGCCGGTTGAGACTGTCGACGATCTTGTCCCGGAACTCCGGGTCGTCGATCGTCTTGCCCTCCGGCGCGGTGTAGAGCACGATCACATCGCTGGTGTGATCGCGGCCGAACGCCTCGTCGGCGATGCGCGCGGCCTGCGCGGACTCGGAGGTGGGATCGTCCCACCCGCTGGAGCTGAGATGGTTCTCGAGGCCGAAGCCGTAGCCGCCGAGCGCCAGGAGGGCCGCGGCGACGATGCCGATGACGGCGAACCGAAACCGATAGACCAATTCGCCCCAGCGTGTGAACACTAAGCGACTCCTTGGGCGGGGCGAGAGGTGAGCAGTGCCGACAGCGGCCGGAACGGCTGCAGCCAGGCACCCTCGTCGGGCAGCGAGTCGAGGCTCACCCGGGGCAGCGGTTCACGGAACACGCCGGGGATGTCCTCGAGGTCGATGAACTCGAGGGTATCGGATGTCACCGCCCAGCTCGCATGCTCACGGAACCCGAGCACCTGCACCGGCACCCCGCGCGCGGCCAGCCGCTCGAGCGGCTCGCGGAAGGCCTGGCCGTCGGCGGAGGCGACCATGATCCCGGCCAGCCCGGCGCCGCGGCTGCGCAGCTCGATGTGGGCGAGCATGTCGGCGTCGACGTCGGAATCCTCGTCGATCTTGGGCTTGGCGAACACCGCGTAGCCGACGTTGCGCAGTGCCTCGACCCAGGGCCGCACCACGTCGGCGGTGCCCGGGGCGATGTTGGTGAAGACCGTGGCCTCCGGCTCGATCCGGGAGCTGCTCCCGGCGGAGAGTTCGGCGGTGCGAGCGAGCAGCCAGCGGCCGAGCGCGTCGAAGCGGGGCCGGTAGGCGGCGGTGGGGCGGCCGCCGAGGATGGCGCCGAGGCCCATGTCGAGGTTCGGTGCGTCCCAGACCAGCAGCACCCGCCGCACGTCCGGTGTGGCGCCGCCGAGCCCCTCGGCGACGGTTCCCTGCACCTCCCCCGCAACACCCACGGCCTGCTCGGCCATCTCACTGACGCTCATCATTCGATCTTGCCCCAAACGAACTCGGTGATGGCGCTTCCCGCTCGATGTGCCTTGTCCTCGAATTTCGTGACGGGGCGGTCCAGACCGATCGGCGCGAGCGCACGGGCGCGCTCGTCGTCGCCGCCGGTGGCCTCGTTCAGGCCGACGAGCAGCGGTTCCGCCGCGCCGACCGCGGCGATGTGCTCGGCGTAACCGGCGTGGTCGGTCGCCACGTGCAGGACGCCGCCGGGGCGCAGCCTGCCCGCGATCAGCGCGACGGTGGCCGGCTGCAACAGCCGCCGCTTGTGGTGGCGGGCCTTGGGCCACGGGTCGGGGAAGAACACCCGGACCCCGGTCAGCGACTCCGCAGCAATCATGTGTTCCAGTACGTC
This sequence is a window from Nocardia farcinica. Protein-coding genes within it:
- a CDS encoding MMPL family transporter → MFTRWGELVYRFRFAVIGIVAAALLALGGYGFGLENHLSSSGWDDPTSESAQAARIADEAFGRDHTSDVIVLYTAPEGKTIDDPEFRDKIVDSLNRLPREHPDEIDKVNGAYWQTETGPGVPLTFGSKDKKYTFASIAIVGDNDTDMVRNYRKVKDVFYIPGVDVQVTGLQAVAGTLNDTMASDQKRMELLAIPAVAVLLFFIFGGLVAAGLPLVVGGLTVIGANGIIMALTKFTEVNSFVGGVVSMIGLGLAIDYGLFIVSRFREELAEGYDTPAAVRRSVMTAGRTVVFSATMIVASLGGMLLFPQGFLKSVAYGTIATVTLAALTAITILPAMLGVLGPRVDMLGLKRFRKTKTAEEVENGFWGKTTQWVMRHPLKIAVPICIVLLLLIIPVKNLAFGGINERYLPPDNKTRVALENFYEVFPLKKTDPVQLVMVSEDSAAVGAVWKQASEAPGLVGSFEVPSRSTTQPDVYRTSATLEDSENANPTIDYLRSMDVPDSVQLYVGGQPTIQKDSIDALLERMPLMIALVLFVTTLLMFLTFGSLVLPIKAALMSALGLGSTLGILTWIFVDGHGSGLLNFTPQPIMSPVLVLIIAVIYGLSTDYEVFLLSRMVEARSMGASTTEAVRAGTAHTGRIITAAALILLVVVGAFAFSDLVMMQYIAYGLIAALFIDATILRMLLVPATMKLLGDDCWWAPAWMKRIQERIGLGEPILDDERPGGGEVVDLVKTTPVTDPVTMQMPAMPEEKQRKSPRRVRTIEEIEAEAPTQRIEDLPEARAKAGKTPPRPRTAMPVAPDPTRPRAHPQPGQEGARPGRPGPASPFQAGSAFQAVPSVDQPATGPKQPGHPGKPAGPSGQSSVPGLGRPLPSRPQPGRSAPPEPEPGPSAQPPHPGGPASPQAGGGAPLPGARPAPPRAPGASVGEPTRPQAPPRPARPVGPPGAGGAAVPSGPVQGGHGPHRAPSGPADGPSGFAGTPGRPNGPAAGAPGGPSRVPDEPGMRGGPSVAPGGPADPGTPGTLPAAHGHRPAAEPPPPVPNGPSPAPNGPRHVPNGPDPQGAAATPAGDPVAEHGEAPEDNRTSIENWMAELRSSRRRSTGGDEGRHHSGDGRSVSVNELLRRQDEE
- a CDS encoding NYN domain-containing protein; the encoded protein is MSVSEMAEQAVGVAGEVQGTVAEGLGGATPDVRRVLLVWDAPNLDMGLGAILGGRPTAAYRPRFDALGRWLLARTAELSAGSSSRIEPEATVFTNIAPGTADVVRPWVEALRNVGYAVFAKPKIDEDSDVDADMLAHIELRSRGAGLAGIMVASADGQAFREPLERLAARGVPVQVLGFREHASWAVTSDTLEFIDLEDIPGVFREPLPRVSLDSLPDEGAWLQPFRPLSALLTSRPAQGVA